Proteins from one Triticum aestivum cultivar Chinese Spring chromosome 7A, IWGSC CS RefSeq v2.1, whole genome shotgun sequence genomic window:
- the LOC123151262 gene encoding E3 ubiquitin-protein ligase CIP8 → MASPYLLHRLTADEIFQTLEASSSTSSSCYDAFVPVFRPDPSASALSVSAADRVRSQFLSVQRDLFHDALVAPRNDDLSFPEENDEEEEASIRWDCFQLDEEEEPDLPLEASVPAEEFDWEEVAFASGPSVENPEPDWEMLGDMPPSAPAGANEGFVYTSDREAYEVLVAVGDGLFLTNKPPAARSAVKALPSAIVAAGEEGEGEECSVCKDGVVAGERVKMMPCSHRYHEDCILPWLEVRNSCPLCRFELPTDNPKYETWKAERAMAA, encoded by the coding sequence ATGGCTTCCCCGTATCTCCTTCACCGTCTCACCGCCGACGAGATCTTCCAAACTCTAGAGGCTTCCTCCTCCACGTCCTCCTCATGCTACGATGCCTTCGTGCCGGTGTTCCGCCCAGATCCCTCGGCCTCCGCCCTGTCGGTGTCGGCGGCCGACCGCGTCCGGAGCCAGTTCCTCTCCGTGCAGCGCGACCTCTTCCACGACGCACTCGTCGCGCCCAGGAATGATGACCTCAGCTTCCCCGAGGagaacgatgaggaggaggaggcctcgATCCGGTGGGATTGCTTCCaattggacgaggaggaggagccagaTCTGCCGCTGGAGGCTTCCGTACCAGCCGAGGAATTCGACTGGGAGGAAGTCGCGTTCGCCTCTGGACCCTCGGTAGAGAATCCGGAGCCCGATTGGGAGATGCTCGGCGACATGCCGCCCAGCGCTCCCGCCGGCGCCAACGAGGGTTTCGTGTACACCTCTGACAGGGAGGCCTATGAGGTACTCGTCGCTGTTGGGGATGGGCTTTTCCTCACCAACAAGCCGCCGGCAGCCAGGTCGGCTGTCAAGGCGCTCCCatccgccatcgtcgccgccggcgaggaaggggaggGAGAGGAGTGTTCCGTGTGTAAGGACGGGGTTGTGGCGGGGGAGCGCGTCAAGATGATGCCTTGCTCCCATCGGTACCACGAGGATTGCATCCTTCCATGGCTTGAGGTGCGCAACTCCTGCCCACTCTGCCGCTTTGAGCTGCCGACAGACAATCCCAAGTACGAGACCTGGAAGGCTGAACGAGCCATGGCTGCCTGA